One part of the Humulus lupulus chromosome 9, drHumLupu1.1, whole genome shotgun sequence genome encodes these proteins:
- the LOC133801970 gene encoding DNA-directed RNA polymerase II subunit RPB2, which translates to MDEDPEYEQQYNEDDDDEEEITQEDAWAVISAYFEEKGLVRQQLDSFDEFIQNTMQEIVDESSDIEIRPESQHNPGHQSDFAETIYKIGFGQIYLSKPMMTESDGETATLFPKAARLRNLTYSAPLYVDVTKRVIKKGHDGEEVTETQDFTKVFIGKVPIMLRSSYCTLYQNSEKDLTELGECPYDQGGYFIINGSEKVLIAQEKMSTNHVYVFKKRQPNKYAYVAEVRSMAESQNRPPSTMFVRMLSRASSKGGSSGQYIRATLPYIRAEIPIIIVFRALGFVADKDILEHICYDFADTTMMELLRPSLEEAFVIQNQQVALDYIGKRGATVGVTKEKRIKYAKEILQKEMLPHVGTGEFCETKKAYYFGYIIHRLLLCALGRRAEDDRDHYGNKRLDLAGPLLGGLFRMLFRKLTRDVRGYVQKCVDNGKDVNLQFAIKAKTITSGLKYSLATGNWGQANAAGTRAGVSQVLNRLTYASTLSHLRRLNSPIGREGKLAKPRQLHNSQWGMMCPAETPEGQACGLVKNLALMVYITVGSAAYPILEFLEEWGTENFEEISPAVIPQATKIFVNGCWVGIHRDPDMLVKTLRRLRRRVDVNTEVGVVRDIRLKELRIYTDYGRCSRPLFIVEKQRLLIKKKDIHTLQLRENPDDAGWHDLVSKGFIEYIDTEEEETTMISMTINDLVQARLNPEEAYSETYTHCEIHPSLILGVCASIIPFPDHNQSPRNTYQSAMGKQAMGIYVTNYQFRMDTLAYVLYYPQKPLVTTRAMEHLHFRQLPAGINAIVAIACYSGYNQEDSVIMNQSSIDRGFFRSLFFRSYRDEEKKMGTLVKEDFGRPDRANTMGMRHGSYDKLDDDGLAPPGTRVSGEDVIIGKTTPLAQDEAQGQAASRYSRRDHSISLRHSENGIVDQVLLTTNADGLRFVKVRVRSVRIPQIGDKFSSRHGQKGTVGMTYTQEDMPWTVEGITPDIIVNPHAIPSRMTIGQLIECIMGKVAAHMGKEGDATPFTDVTVDNISKALHKCCYQMRGFETMYNGHTGRRLPAMIFLGPTYYQRLKHMVDDKIHSRGRGPVQILTRQPAEGRSRDGGLRFGEMERDCMIAHGAAHFLKERLFDQSDAYRVHVCERCGLIAIANLKKNSFECRGCKNKTDIVQVHIPYACKLLFQELMAMAIAPRMLTKEVKPLKDQKKKGG; encoded by the exons ATGGATGAGGACCCTGAATACGAGCAGCAATACAACGAAGACGACGATGACGAGGAAGAGATCACCCAGGAGGACGCCTGGGCTGTTATTTCTGCTTACTTCGAAGAGAAAGGATTGGTCCGCCAACAGCTCGACTCTTTCGATGAGTTCATTCAGAATACTATGCAAGAAATCGTCGACGAGTCTTCCGATATTGAGATTCGTCCCGAGTCTCAGCACAACCCTGGTCACCAGTCTGATTTTGCCGAG ACAATCTACAAAATTGGGTTTGGTCAGATTTACCTGAGTAAACCTATGATGACTGAGTCTGATGGTGAAACGGCGACCTTGTTTCCCAAGGCTGCGAGGTTGAGGAACCTAACATACTCGGCCCCTTTGTATGTTGATGTTACAAAGAGGGTTATAAAGAAAGGACATGATGGTGAAGAAGTCACTGAGACTCAAGACTTTACCAAAGTTTTTATCGGAAAG GTTCCTATTATGCTTCGGTCGAGTTATTGTACATTGTACCAAAATTCAGAGAAGGATTTGACAGAACTTGGGGAGTGTCCATATGACCAAGGtggatattttattatcaatggGAGTGAGAAGGTTCTAATTGCTCAGGAGAAGATGAGCACCAATCATGTGTATGTGTTCAAGAAGAGGCAGCCTAACAAGTACGCCTATGTTGCGGAAGTTCGGTCTATGGCTGAGTCTCAAAACAGACCACCTAGTACCATGTTTGTGCGGATGCTTTCCCGAGCTAGTTCTAAAGGG GGATCATCTGGGCAGTACATAAGGGCTACTCTTCCATATATTCGAGCCGAAATACCAATTATTATTGTCTTCCGTGCTTTGGGGTTTGTTGCTGATAAAGACATATTGGAGCATATATGTTATGACTTCGCAGATACTACAATGATGGAGTTGTTGCGGCCTTCTCTGGAGGAAGCATTTGTGATTCAAAATCAACAG GTTGCACTGGATTATATTGGTAAAAGAGGAGCAACTGTGGGAGTCACCAAGGAAAAGAGAATTAA GTATGCGAAAGAGATACTTCAAAAGGAAATGCTTCCCCATGTTGGCACTGGAGAATTTTGTGAGACAAAAAAAGCTTACTATTTTGG CTATATCATTCATCGGCTTTTACTGTGTGCACTTGGTCGGAGGGCAGAAGATGACAGAGATCATTATGGCAATAAGAGGCTGGACCTTGCTGGTCCTTTACTTGGAGGATTGTTTAGAATG TTATTCAGGAAGCTAACAAGGGATGTGAGAGGATATGTGCAGAAG TGTGTCGATAATGGGAAGGATGTTAATCTTCAATTTGCCATCAAAGCCAAAACCATTACCAGTGGTCTTAAATATTCACTGGCTACTGGAAACTGGGGCCAAGCAAATGCGGCTGGCACAAGAGCTGGAGTGTCACAG GTGTTAAATCGTTTGACATATGCTTCCACATTGTCACACTTGCGACGGTTAAATTCTCCTATTGGTCGTGAAG GAAAATTGGCCAAGCCTCGTCAGTTGCATAATTCACAATGGGGAATGATGTGTCCTGCTGAAACACCAGAAGGACAA GCATGTGGGCTGGTGAAGAATCTTGCATTGATGGTGTACATAACTGTAGGATCAGCTGCATATCCTATATTGGAATTTTTGGAAGAATGGGGAACAGAAAATTTTGAG GAAATTTCTCCTGCTGTTATTCCCCAAGCTACCAAAATTTTTGTTAATGGTTGTTGGGTTGGTATACATCGTGATCCTGACATGTTGGTGAAAACACTACGACGCCTGAGGCGACGG GTTGATGTTAATACTGAGGTTGGGGTTGTTAGAGATATTCGTTTGAAAGAATTACGGATATATACGGACTACGGGCGTTGTAGTCGCCCATTGTTCATTGTGGAGAAACAGAGgcttttgataaagaaaaaagaCATTCATACACTGCAACTGAGG GAAAACCCTGACGATGCTGGTTGGCATGATCTTGTATCCAAGGGATTTATAGAGTACATTGACACTGAGGAAGAGGAAACCACAATGATTTCAATGACAATTAAT GACCTTGTACAAGCAAGGCTTAACCCAGAGGAGGCATATTCCGAGACATACACTCACTGTGAAATCCATCCATCACTAATTTTGGGTGTCTGTGCTTCCATTATACCTTTTCCTGATCATAATCAA TCACCAAGAAATACATATCAATCTGCTATGGGCAAGCAAGCCATGGGAATTTATGTCACTAACTACCAGTTTCGAATG GATACACTGGCCTATGTTCTGTACTATCCTCAAAAACCTCTTGTCACTACACGAGCCATGGAACATCTCCACTTTAGGCAACTTCCAGCTGGAATT AATGCCATTGTTGCTATTGCTTGCTACTCTGGTTATAACCAGGAAGATTCTGTCATTATGAATCAGTCTTCTATAGACCGTGGCTTTTTCCGATCGCTTTTCTTTCGCTCATATAG AGATGAGGAGAAAAAGATGGGCACACTAGTCAAAGAGGACTTCGGCCGTCCAGATAGAGCTAATACTATG GGTATGAGGCATGGCTCTTATGATAAATTAGATgatgatggtcttgctcctcct GGAACTAGGGTTTCAGGAGAGGATGTTATTATAGGAAAGACCACTCCTCTTGCCCAGGATGAAGCTCAAGGACAAGCTGCTTCACGTTACTCACGACGTGATCACAGCATAAGCTTACGCCACAGTGAAAATGGGATTGTTGATCAG GTTCTACTGACAACAAATGCTGATGGGTTGAGGTTTGTCAAAGTGCGAGTAAGATCTGTTAGAATACCTCAAATTGGGGACAAGTTCAGTAGTCGACACGGTCAGAAGGGAACAGTAGGGATGACTTATACACAAGAAGACATGCCATGGACTGTGGAAGGAATCACCCCCGATATTATCGTGAATCCACATGCTATTCCTTCTCGAATGACAATCGGTCAGCTTATTGAGTGTATCATGGGGAAAGTTGCTGCTCATATGGGGAAGGAGGGAGATGCAACTCCTTTTACAGACGTCACT GTGGATAATATTAGTAAAGCACTTCATAAATGTTGTTATCAAATGCGTGGATTCGAAACCATGTACAACGGTCACACTGGCCGGCGGCTTCCTGCTATGATATTCCTTGGACCAACTTACTACCAAAGATTGAAGCATATGGTGGATGATAAGATCCATTCACGTGGACGAGGTCCTGTTCAGATCCTTACAAGACAGCCTGCTGAGGGACGATCTCGCGATGGAGGTCTTCGCTTTGGAGAAATGGAACGGGATTGCATGATTGCTCACGGTGCAGCTCACTTTCTCAAGGAGAGATTGTTTGATCAGAGTGATGCCTATAGAGTTCATGTCTGTGAGCGTTGTGGGTTGATAGCAATTGCAAATCTTAAGAAGAATTCTTTCGAGTGCAGAGGTTGCAAGAACAAAACCGACATTGTACAG GTTCATATTCCTTATGCCTGTAAGCTGCTTTTCCAGGAGCTTATGGCCATGGCCATAGCTCCGAGAATGCTGACAAAGGAAGTAAAACCAttgaaagaccaaaagaagaaAGGAGGCTGA